The following proteins are encoded in a genomic region of Montipora foliosa isolate CH-2021 chromosome 8, ASM3666993v2, whole genome shotgun sequence:
- the LOC137967685 gene encoding uncharacterized protein, whose translation MSESNFQQLWMNVQYKKFKSFLLCTVYRPPDAPIDFLEDLSKTFVDSLLRGLNVLILGDLNCNVLGTTDPGGRALINFCSTFGLTQLVKTATRVTENSESLIDVALTTNENIIYACDVIQSAISDHSLVSLTLKFKTLRPRNTFVTTRTYKNYDRNGFIDDLANVPFHIANIFDDPDDQVNAFNCLFLQVLDDHAPIKRIRINSRPNPFITPEIKGLMNTRDMWHKKAMKTNDKLHWNAYRFFRQEVKREIKLAEKEHVRSEILKSNGNSNSIWKILNRCLPKKNAPLAAVENPLLLANKLNEFYANVGKVTALKATNLAKEHNLNIRGTEGIHPCESIHSSGQNNTTLFTFRSITTGDVQRIIRSLPSNKAPGCDKTNC comes from the exons ATGTCTGAATCCAATTTTCAACAGCTTTGGATGAATGTACAGTATAAGAAATTTAAATCTTTTCTTCTCTGCACAGTTTACAGACCACCGGATGCCCCAATAGATTTCTTAGAAGACTTAAGCAAGACGTTTGTTGACTCTTTGCTACGTGGCTTAAATGTGCTAATCCTTGGAGATCTTAACTGTAATGTTCTTGGAACAACTGATCCTGGGGGTCGCGCGTTGATCAACTTTTGCTCGACGTTTGGCCTAACACAACTCGTTAAGACCGCAACAAGAGTAACCGAAAATTCTGAATCACTCATCGATGTTGCTCTGACTACGAACGAAAATATTATCTACGCTTGCGATGTGATACAGTCTGCAATTAGCGATCATAGTTTGGTGAGCTTAACACTCAAGTTTAAGACACTAAGGCCACGGAACACATTTGTAACCACGAGAACATATAAAAACTACGATCGCAATGGCTTTATTGATGATTTGGCAAATGTTCCCTTCCATATAGCTAATATTTTTGATGATCCTGACGATCAAGTAAACGCCTTTAACTGCCTTTTTCTTCAGGTCTTGGACGATCACGCCCCAATCAAACGAATCAGGATAAATTCAAGGCCTAATCCATTCATTACACCAGAGATCAAAGGACTAATGAACACGCGTGATATGTGGCATAAAAAGGCGATGAAAACCAACGACAAATTACACTGGAATGCTTATCGCTTTTTTCGTCAGGAAGTCAAACGGGAAATCAAGCTTGCTGAAAAAGAACATGTTCGTTCTGAAATTTTAAAATCGAATGGAAACTCCAACTCGATCTGGAAAATTCTTAACCGTTGTCTTCCAAAGAAAAACGCTCCATTAGCCGCTGTTGAAAATCCACTCCTTCTGGCAAATAAACTCAATGAATTTTATGCTAATGTGGGAAAAGTGACAGCTTTGAAAGCCACGAATCTTGCTAAAGAACACAATCTCAACATTCGAGGCACTGAGGGAATTCATCCGTGTGAATCCATTCACAGCTCTGGTCAAAATAATACTACCTTGTTTACGTTTCGTTCCATCACTACGGGCGATGTGCAGAGGATTATTAGGAGTTTACCGTCTAACAAAGCTCCCGGTTGCGATaaa ACGAACTGCTAA